The proteins below come from a single Pararge aegeria chromosome 23, ilParAegt1.1, whole genome shotgun sequence genomic window:
- the LOC120634378 gene encoding octopamine receptor beta-2R-like yields the protein MDQVNVTRNLTSNATEVEGQEWTQTVMFKLRTAILLLIVIMAVLGNMLVIVSVMRHRKLRVITNYFVVSLAFADILVAMVVMPFNFSVQFYNEWIFGSIICDLWNSSDVYFTSTSILHLCCISVDRYYAIVKPLKYPIKMTKKMAFVMLAATWLSPITISYAPIFMGWYTTSYHLKNRKPKECEFIVNKPYAVISSSISFWIPCTIMIFTYFAIFKEANRQEKALHARAGNAMLMHRHSRDVGDKNGLHINANTPTKDKNILKMKREHKAARTLGIIMGAFILCWLPFFLFYLSTSLCDTCEYPEVVSVIMFWTGYFNSALNPIIYAYFNRDFRNAFKNTLACAFCSFCRRGSHDSDALDRLDRRASAQLRVPLPSRRASDLASL from the exons ATGGATCAAGTAAACGTGACTCGGAACTTGACGAGCAATGCGACGGAGGTTGAAGGCCAAGAATGGACGCAGACGGTGATGTTCAAGCTGCGGACCGCAATACTGCTGCTGATCGTAATCATGGCTGTGCTGGGGAACATGCTGGTGATAGTCAGTGTCATGAGGCAcag AAAACTTCGTGTCATAACAAACTACTTCGTCGTATCACTAGCTTTTGCGGATATTCTCGTCGCCATGGTCGTTATGCCCTTTAACTTCAGCGTGCAATTCTATAACGAGTGGATATTCGGCTCCATCATCTGCGATCTATGGAATTCATCTGACGTGTACTTCACATCGACTTCGATCTTGCATCTGTGTTGTATATCCGTTGACAGATATTACGCTATCGTGAAACCTCTAAAATATCCAATCAAAATGACGAAAAAg ATGGCGTTTGTTATGTTAGCAGCAACTTGGCTAAGTCCTATAACAATATCATATGCGCCTATTTTTATGGGCTGGTACACGACCAGTTACCATTTAAAAAACCGGAAACCAAAAGAATGCGAGTTCATAGTTAATAAACCATACGCAGTGATATCCAGCTCGATATCGTTTTGGATACCATGCACAATAATGATATTTACGTACTTTGCCATTTTCAAAGAAGCAAATCGTCAAGAAAAGGCACTTCATGCCCGAGCTGGTAATGCAATGCTTATGCATCGCCATTCAAGAGACGTCGGTGATAAAAATGGACTACATATCAACGCCAATACTCCAACCAAAGAtaagaatattttgaaaatgaaaCGAGAGCACAAAGCAGCGAGAACGTTGGGCATTATTATGGGCGCATTTATCCTCTGCTGGCTGccattttttctattctatttgtCGACATCATTATGTGATACTTGTGAATACCCCGAAGTAGTGAGTGTAATCATGTTTTGGACTGGTTATTTTAATTCAGCGTTAAATCCGATTATTTACGCGTACTTCAATAGAGACTTTCGCAACGCTTTCAAGAACACATTAGCTTGTgcgttttgtagtttttgccGTCGTGGATCTCATGATTCGGATGCGTTAGACAGATTGGACAGGCGGGCCTCAGCCCAGTTGAGAGTGCCGCTCCCTTCTAGAAGAGCGTCAGACCTTGCGTCTCTTTGA